A stretch of DNA from Candidatus Hydrogenedentota bacterium:
CAGGGCCAACGCTATTATTAGGGTTAAAGCGATTCGCCGCAGATTCAACGTTCATCGTCCTCTTTGGTGTGGGCAACGTCCCGGGCTGTAGGGTGTCTCTATACGGTGCGCTTTTCAGATGCTTAAAATAGTCATTTAAAAGCCGATAAGATCATAACCGAATGCTGCTGTCATGTCAATTGACGGGAGTGCCGTTCCCTATAAAAATAGGGCTGCCTTTTTTCTTTTGTGTAGGTCTGTACTGTTTTTGTACAATCAAGGTGCCGCCCTTTCGGTAGTGTGCAATCTCTAGGCCGCAGGGTTCTTGGATTGCCCGTGCACTGGGGCAGGCATTCATGTTTGTGCAAGGTAAATAAGGGCGCGAAAGAGACCGCCCTCGTGTACGTATAACCAGGATGCTAAGATCCGTCTTCAGGCTTGTAGACTGCTGAAGATCCAACCGGGAGGATGTACCCATGACAGGTTATTTGGGCGTAGAGGCGCAGTATTTGCTTGGCGCGACCGATGCTTTTTCCGGCGTGTTCGCTTTAGGTGTCATTTTTTCCATTTTGGGCAGCATAAAGCTGCAGCTGGCCGAGACCCTGCAGATTGATGATGCCAAGGTGGGCACCCTGATTTCCTCAATGATGTTCAGCTGCCTTATTGCTGTGCTGATCATTGGACCCCTTACCGATAAAGTCGGTTATAAAGCGGTGGCACTGACAGGTTTTGTTCTGGGCGCCTTTTGTGTATGGCTGCTGGCAAGCGCCCGTTCTTATAAGGTTGCTTTGTTGGCGAGTCTCCTTTTGGGTATCGCTGCCATGTGTGTGAACACGGTGGGCAATACCTTGGGACCAACGATTCTTTTTGGCGGCGCCGACGCCGCCCGCGCCAGCAATCTGCTCAACGTCTTCTTTGGCGTAGGCGCTTTTATTACCCCTTTGATCCTTGCCTATCTGCTCGGCTTTTTGGGCTATAAAAAGACGGTGGGACTCATCGGCGTGGTGCTGATTATTCCTGTACTCTATTCTTTTCGCGCCAGCTTCCCACAGCCTGATTCCGGCTTCGAATTTAAACAGGTCTTGTCGCTGCTCACCAGTCTGCCGGTACTGGTCAGCGGATTCACCCTCTTTTTCTATGTCGCCTTAGAGTCGACTATGGCGGGATTTGTAACAACCTATATGAATTCCCACCAGCTTTCGGATAAAGCGTCCAACACGGTGTTGAGCACCTTCTGGATCAGCCTCATGGCTGCGCGGCTTTTGACGGCGATTTTCCTGTCCGGTAAGATTGATCCTGCCATGCTTATCCCCATGTTGGGCGTGTTGGCAGTCATCGGTATTGGTATGATGGTTGCCGCGCCTTCTGCGAAGATAGGTGTGTTGGGCACGATCATCAGCGGTTTCGCTTTTGGTCCCATTTTCCCAACCTTGGTAGGCGTTGCTTTTGGTAAGACGGACGCGATTAATGCCGGTACGGCAGGCACCGTATTCGGACTGGTTTTCGCCATCGGTCTGCTGGGCGGCACCATTGTTCCCGCACAGATCGGCAAATACACAGCGAAAAAATCTATTCGTGAGGGTCTGAAAATTGCGCTGGGTGTGGCGGATTGTTTGGTCGTCGTCAGTCTGGTGTTGTGGCTTGCTATCCCTGCCGTTCATGCTGAAAACGGCAGTGAAGCGGCGCCGGCTGCTGCTCCGGAAGCGGTGGTGCAGGATGTGGTTATTGAACCGCCCGCTGTGGTTGTAGAAGAAGCGGCTGCCGTGGAAGAAGCTGCTGTAGAAGAAGCTGCCGCTGTGGAAGAGGCTGCCGTGGAAGAAGCTGTCGAAGCGGATGAAGCCGCTGCTGCCGAAGCTCCTGCTGCCGAAGCCGCTGCTGCAGAAGCCGCTGCTGCCGAAGAGGCTGCAAAGAAAGCAGCGGAAAAGGCGGCTGCCCGTGCCGCGGCATCGATAGGCGCTTTTGCGGGTGAGGCGGCCGAAGCAGCGGGTGTCGTTGTGGAAGAAGCGCTTGAAGACGCAGACGAAGCGGTGTCGGAAGTCGTTGATGCGCCTGCAGAAGCCGTAGGCGATGCCGTTGACGCAGTCGAAGAAGCTGTGGACGACGCCGTCGAAACGGCTGAGGATGCTGTAGACGACGCCGTTGAAGCGGTTGAAGATGCTGTATCCTAAGGGATTTAAGCGCCTGTCGCCGCTGTGGACGACATGCCATCAACACTTTGATCGCGTGCAAATAACTTAATGATGAATCCAATCCGGCGCTGCCGTGCCCTGTAGGGATAAAGAGCCGCGCCGGATTTTTTTTCTTTGGCGTTAGCATGACCAAGAGGAGATAAGCTTTCCCTTATGGAACGGAAAAATCCTTTACAAGCAGGTATTGTAATCCTTGGCTGTGATAAGAACACGGCCGATGCAGAACATTTTGCAGGGCGTCTGAAGTCGGCTTGTGGGGATCGTATACAGGTGGTGCAAGCGGCTGCGCCGGAGGAAAGTGCTGTCGACTTGGATGTGATCGTCATTTTTAGCTGCGCGTTTATTCTTGATGCGAAAACGGAATCGGTGGAGATGATTCTGTCGTGGATAGATGCACGAAAGACGGCTTCCACTGATCCGCAGATTTTTGTGGTGGGCTGTCTTTCGCAGCGCTACAAAAAGGAACTGGAAGCGGAGTTGCCTGAAGTGACGGGCTTCTACGGGATTGATGAGTTAGACGGGCTGCTTCTGCGCCTGCGTCGCTTGTGTGACGCGGAAGGGCAGGATAGGGACAAATCCGTGAAGCGCAAGCGCCTGTCCCAAGTGCCCTATGCCTTTTTAAAGATTGCTGACGGCTGCGACCGTGCCTGCAGCTATTGCGTCATTCCAGAGATTAAAGGCCGGTTCTATTCTGTGCCGCGGGAAGCTTTATTGGGGGATGCCCGTGCCCTTATAGACTCGGGGGTTCGCGAAATTAATGTGGTGGCACAAGATACCACGGCTTATGGGCATGACCTGTACAGAGACTATGGTTTCGCCCAATTGCTTCGGGATCTCTGCGCCTTGCCCGGCGACTTTTGGCTGCGCTGTCTCTACTGTTATCCCGACGCCATCACGCCTGAGTTAATAGAAGTGATTGCCGACGAAAAGAAAATCGTGCCTTATCTGGACGTTCCGCTTCAGCATAGTGCGCCCTCTGTGCTGCGTGCCATGGGCAGGTCTTGGAACGGGGTCGATATTCGCGCTTTGCTCCGTCAACTGCGCAGCACCATTCCCGGGCTTGTATTGCGTACGACCATGTTGGTCGGTTTCCCGGGCGAAAGAGAAGCGGATCATCAGCACATGCTGCAATTCATGGAAGAGCAGCGTTTTGAATGGTTGGGCGCTTTTCCGTTCAGCGCTGAGGAGGGCAGTCCCGCTGCCGCCATGAGCGCTCAGCTTCCTGCGGAGGTTATTCAAGAGCGGTGGGAGGCGGTGATGGGATTGCAGGCTTTAATAACAGGCGAGTTTATGGCAGGACGTGCAGGCGGTGAAGAGCTCGTGCTCATTGACGGTCCCGACGAAGATACCCCCTTATGGCGGTGTCGCAGCGCCTTTGAGGCGCCGGAGGTAGACGGGACCCTCTATCTTGCGCCGGCGCCGGGCCTGGCTCCCGGTCAATGGCACAGAGTCCGTGTTGTGCAAGCGGAAGTCTATGATCTTTACTGCCGCTTAAAAGAGGATGATGACTGAGCCGATCGGTCTTGGAAAAAGGCAATAAGCCAAGGATCTGCTTCCCCTTTTCCTGAAGTGATATGGTATCATAGGCTTATGAAGAAACGACTGACCAAAGCCTCCCCAATTGCATCTATTTGTTGTGATTTTCGCGCCCAAAGCCTCGTCTTATGGGTGCTTGTCCTCTTGTTTTCTTTACATGGTATTGCTGTGTGTGATTCCAATGGCGGCATGCCTCGGGTGACGGTGCACTGTGAGACGGTTCCCGTGCTTTCCGAGCTGTTGCAGGAGCATGCTTCCGCGTTGTGGCAGCAAAAAACGGGACCCGAATCGGAGAGCCAATTACGAGGCCCTGCAAAGCGCCATGAGGAACGGCTGAAGAAGGTACTCCACGGGGAAGGTTATTACGGCGCCGTCGTGACCCACCGTATTGTGTGGTCTGATACATCGCCATAAGTTATTTTTGACGTGGAGCCGGGCGCCGTCTATCGTCTGAAAGCCATAGAAATACATGTGTGGCGTGAGGCAGGGGACGCCGATGAAGCAGAGGTGCCTATTGCATTGGATTCGGGGCTGCAGCCGGACGCGCCGGCACGGGCGCAGATGCTGTTGGATGCCGAACAAAGTCTGGTTCGACAGTTATTGCGCGGAGGCTATCCCTACGCCTATGCCTTGGACAAAGAGGCGCAGGTGAATCATGATGAGGAAGGTATGTACATTGCCTACCATTTAGCGTCGGGCGAACGCCTTCGTTTTGGCGCGGCGAGGCTCCATGGTCTTGAGAAGGTGCGCGAAGAAGTGGTGCTGAGCACGGTGGCGTGGAAGGCGGGCGATTGGTACGATGTGGCGTTGGTGGAAAAGACCCGCGACCGGCTGCAGACGAGCGGACTGTATACGCTCGTTCGTACGACACCGGCACCGGCGGATACCATTGAAGACGGGCAGATCCCCATCGACTTGGAGTTGACGGAACGCCGCCATCGCACGATTAGTTTGGGATTGCAGTATCGTACCGATGAGGGCGCCGGTGTGGCAGGGGACTGGGAGCACCGTAATTTTGCAGGCCGGGGACGGACCCTTCGTTTGCGCAGTCAGGCGACGGAGCTGGAACAGCATTTCGGCTTTAACTATGACTTCCCCGAGTTTTTGGATCCGAAGAACACCTTGAGCATTCAGGGGAAGACGGCACAGACAGACACGGACTTTTATCGGAGCCGCAGGATCGATGTGGGCGCATGGCTGGAACGTAACTTTTCGCCGGAAATAACGCTCGGCTTCGGGCCGGCACTCCGTGCGGGCAGGGTGAAAGACCGTATACGCACGCAGAACTATTATCTGTTCTCGCTGCCCATTCAATTGAGTATGGATTACCGCGACGACCGAATGGATCCGAATCATGGCTACCGATTCACGGAGCGGCTGACGCCTTTCATCGATGTACACGATACGGGTGTTTGGTTCCTGAAGAATGAAATGAATCTATCCGCCTTCACGCCCTTGGGCGCAGGCTCGGGCTATACGCTGGCGACACGACTGCACTTGGGCGTCACCGCAGGAGCCGCTTTAGGACGGATCCCCGCTGATGAACGCTTTTACGCAGGCGGCGGCGGCAGTATCCGCGGCTACGGCTATCAGGACGTGGGGCCTATCGATAAGAAGGGACGCCCCACAGGCGGACGTTCGGTCATGGATTGGTCCATCGAATTGCGCAAACGGCTCAATGAGAGTTTTGGCTTGGTTGCCTTTGTAGATGGCGGTGCTGCCCACGATACGCCTTATTTTGATTTCAATGAGACCGTACAATGGGGTGCCGGTGTGGGGATTCGTTACTTCACGCCTATCGGTCCAATGCGTTTTGATGTGGCTATTCCGCTGAATCGACGCAGAGATATTGACAATACCGCCCAGTTTTATATCAGTATCGGGCAGGCATTTTAATGATGAGTACTCTTATTGCAACACGCCGTTGGCTGCGTCGAATCAGTCTTTTTCTTTTGGCTTTGGTGATCGTGCTGTGTCTGCTTGTTGCGGGGTTGCAGACAGGCCCCGGTAAAAGGCTGCTCCTTTCCGGCGCACGGTGGTTCGTTAATCACTATACCGATTACGAGCTGGAAATCGAGGGGTTGTCGGGCATTCTACCCACGCACGTGCAGTTGACCGCCCTCCGCCTTTGTGATGAACGGGGGCCTTTTGTGGATGTGGCAGGGGTGACCGTGGGCTTGTCGTTGGCTCCCTTGCTGCGCGGCCGCCTTTGTCTGAACGCTGTGGAGCTGGATCAAATCACGGTGTGGAACAAACCGATTCCGAAAGAGAAGAAGCAGCCTCTTCCCACGCTTCCCGATATCCCCGATTGGATTGAAGTGCAGACTTTGAAGATTGGACGGCTGACCATGGGAGAAGCGGTCATCGGCAAAGAAGTGCACTTTCATATTGCGGGAAAGGTGAGTCCCGTACGGGGTAGGTATTTTCCTGAAGTGGAATTCCAATTGGAGGGCTTGGACGAGGCGGAGACTGTTAACGCTGTGTTCGCCTGTCATTATGCGGAGGGCTTACCGCAAATTCATCTGGAAGGACGAGATGATAAGCTATTGCCCGAATTCTTAGCGTTGCCGTCACCCGTCATAGCGGAAGTGGAAGGAGTGGGCGGACGCGACGATTGGAAGGGCATGCTTCGCCTGACGGCGGGCGGAGAGGTCGTGGCGGAAGGTAATGCGGCGCTCATGGAAGAGACGGACGCCACGCTTAGTGCGGCGCTGCAGCTTGCCGTATCGCAATTGCCTGTGCTGCGCGATCATAGCGCGTGGGTGGGCGATACACTGGATGCCCACGTTGCGTTGTACTTCGATGAAAAGGGCGCGCTGACGATACAGCGTTGCGAACTTAAGGCTGCCTTGATAGAAGCCGCTGTGGAGGGGAATCTTGATCCTGACGAAAAGACGCTTGCACTCACGCTTCACGCTGCCCATAAAAATATTGCCCTTCTGCTCGGTATGGATTCCAACGAGGAAGAACAAGCGGCTCTTTTGACAGTAACCGCTGCGGGTCCCTATATGGCACTGGACATTAAGGGCGCCGTGTCTGTGGCGGATACACAAGTCTTGGAAGCAGCGCTGGAAGCTAATGTGGATGAGAAGATCCGTTTGGCAGGCACCGTATCGGCATGGCCGGGCAGGTTAGCGCCGCTGCAGGCATGGTGTGATGAAGATGACCTGTTGCGCTTAAGCTTTGGCAGCGTGCTTGATACTGACGGCGCTACGGTAGTTTTGGAAGAAAGCAGCTTTTCCTTTGCAGGGCTGCAGGGAATGGCGGGCGCTCGCTATGCCTGGGATCAGCCTGACCTTAACGTGAACGCCCGTTGGGAGCTGCCTGCGCTCCAAGAATTTATAGCCCTTGGCGGGGATAATCCTTTGCAGGGCGCTCTGTCGGGCGAGCTGCAGGCTGAAGGCGGGCAAGATGGCTTAACATTGGAGCTGAAGATCAATGCCTCTGATTTGCTGGCGGGGCCCCTTACAGCGGAGAGCGTAGAAGCCGCGGTGCAGGCGAATTGAGAATCGTGGCAGCAGCTGCCGCCGCCGCAGATGGAAATGACCTTGACGGCACAAGGCAAAGCTTTGACTGTGAAAGAGGAAAGCCTTGACGACTGGAGCCTTAACATCGGGGGTGAACTGGATGAGGGGCAGCTGCACTTCAGCGAATTGACCCTATCCGACGGCAACATGCGGCTGGAAGGAGACGGTCTTATTGCTTTGTCCGATAAAGAGGTGACGCTGGCGCTGATCCTTGATGCCGCCGCGCTGCGCGCTTTGCCGATGGCACCTGCCGAACTCCCCGAGGGCAGTTTGAAGGGAGACCTGAAGATTACTGGCAGTTACGACCCCTTGCAACTTAATTTCCAGATGGCTTATCACACCAGTCCTTTGGAAGGGACGCCTGCCTCCTTGGCTTTTCTGGAAAAGGGCGCGCTGCAGCTGGATGCTGCCGGTATCTATGACGGCGAGGAATTGCAAGTTTCCGAAATCCATTTTTCAGCGCCTGCGGCTTCGGCAGAAGGCACATTCTCCTATACTTTGGCGACAGAGGAAGTGACTGCGGCGCTAAAGGGGGAGGTCTCGAGTTTGCAAGAGATCAGCAAGGGCATGGCACAATCTATGTCAGGGCGTTTGGCGGTGGAAGGCTCCGTGCAGGGCACGATAAAGGATTTGTCGGCTAATGTGGATCTGCGCGGCGCAGGTATAGCCGTTGCTGATAGCCCGATCTTTGATTTGCACGCTTCTCTGGTTGCATCTGATCTGACGGGATCGAATCCCGAAATTACGATTCAGAGTAATCTGAATCATGGCTCCGAAGGCGTTGAACTGGCGTCTGTACTTACCCGCGACAATCATCGCTTCCTTCTTGCGCCGCTCACCGTGGAATCGGGTCAGAATATTCTGTCCGGTCAGGTTGCGTATGATGTGGACGCGCAGGATCTGGAAGCAGCGTTGAAGATCGACTTTCCCGATCTCGCCGCCTTGGGGCGTCTCGCAGGACTAGCCTGTGCGGGGCGTATGACAGGCAGTGTGCACGCGGCGCAGCACGCCCTTCAAGCAGAGCTGCAAGCATCGGCATTGGA
This window harbors:
- the rimO gene encoding 30S ribosomal protein S12 methylthiotransferase RimO; the encoded protein is MERKNPLQAGIVILGCDKNTADAEHFAGRLKSACGDRIQVVQAAAPEESAVDLDVIVIFSCAFILDAKTESVEMILSWIDARKTASTDPQIFVVGCLSQRYKKELEAELPEVTGFYGIDELDGLLLRLRRLCDAEGQDRDKSVKRKRLSQVPYAFLKIADGCDRACSYCVIPEIKGRFYSVPREALLGDARALIDSGVREINVVAQDTTAYGHDLYRDYGFAQLLRDLCALPGDFWLRCLYCYPDAITPELIEVIADEKKIVPYLDVPLQHSAPSVLRAMGRSWNGVDIRALLRQLRSTIPGLVLRTTMLVGFPGEREADHQHMLQFMEEQRFEWLGAFPFSAEEGSPAAAMSAQLPAEVIQERWEAVMGLQALITGEFMAGRAGGEELVLIDGPDEDTPLWRCRSAFEAPEVDGTLYLAPAPGLAPGQWHRVRVVQAEVYDLYCRLKEDDD
- a CDS encoding MFS transporter: MTGYLGVEAQYLLGATDAFSGVFALGVIFSILGSIKLQLAETLQIDDAKVGTLISSMMFSCLIAVLIIGPLTDKVGYKAVALTGFVLGAFCVWLLASARSYKVALLASLLLGIAAMCVNTVGNTLGPTILFGGADAARASNLLNVFFGVGAFITPLILAYLLGFLGYKKTVGLIGVVLIIPVLYSFRASFPQPDSGFEFKQVLSLLTSLPVLVSGFTLFFYVALESTMAGFVTTYMNSHQLSDKASNTVLSTFWISLMAARLLTAIFLSGKIDPAMLIPMLGVLAVIGIGMMVAAPSAKIGVLGTIISGFAFGPIFPTLVGVAFGKTDAINAGTAGTVFGLVFAIGLLGGTIVPAQIGKYTAKKSIREGLKIALGVADCLVVVSLVLWLAIPAVHAENGSEAAPAAAPEAVVQDVVIEPPAVVVEEAAAVEEAAVEEAAAVEEAAVEEAVEADEAAAAEAPAAEAAAAEAAAAEEAAKKAAEKAAARAAASIGAFAGEAAEAAGVVVEEALEDADEAVSEVVDAPAEAVGDAVDAVEEAVDDAVETAEDAVDDAVEAVEDAVS
- a CDS encoding BamA/TamA family outer membrane protein; the protein is MEPGAVYRLKAIEIHVWREAGDADEAEVPIALDSGLQPDAPARAQMLLDAEQSLVRQLLRGGYPYAYALDKEAQVNHDEEGMYIAYHLASGERLRFGAARLHGLEKVREEVVLSTVAWKAGDWYDVALVEKTRDRLQTSGLYTLVRTTPAPADTIEDGQIPIDLELTERRHRTISLGLQYRTDEGAGVAGDWEHRNFAGRGRTLRLRSQATELEQHFGFNYDFPEFLDPKNTLSIQGKTAQTDTDFYRSRRIDVGAWLERNFSPEITLGFGPALRAGRVKDRIRTQNYYLFSLPIQLSMDYRDDRMDPNHGYRFTERLTPFIDVHDTGVWFLKNEMNLSAFTPLGAGSGYTLATRLHLGVTAGAALGRIPADERFYAGGGGSIRGYGYQDVGPIDKKGRPTGGRSVMDWSIELRKRLNESFGLVAFVDGGAAHDTPYFDFNETVQWGAGVGIRYFTPIGPMRFDVAIPLNRRRDIDNTAQFYISIGQAF